A stretch of Gadus chalcogrammus isolate NIFS_2021 chromosome 9, NIFS_Gcha_1.0, whole genome shotgun sequence DNA encodes these proteins:
- the LOC130388866 gene encoding olfactory receptor 52E4-like, whose protein sequence is MDGNYNITYLILGGHVQLAKYRYLYFSMTLLLFILIICSNTVVLYVIYVHKSLHKPMYTFVAALLMNALFGSISVYPKLLIDLLSATQTISRPACRLQSFLVYVYAGCEFTLLSAMAFDRYVSICRPLQYHSLVRTQTVKLILFLAFCLPCCKIGIAIILSTNIGLCKFVLMRITCDNYSLVKAGCGDSTVSNAYGLIATVLSILPHLIFIVFSYTSILLICLRSSRDFRRGALNTCLPHLVIFLNFTIIIMFEIIQNRISSGIPHIVRLIVSLLYVVIPPLFNPLMYGFKMKEISQHIVALFKLK, encoded by the coding sequence ATGGATGGTAATTACAACATTACATATCTTATACTTGGAGGGCATGTACAGCTTgcaaaatatagatatttatatttctcAATGACTCTCCTGCTCTTCATTTTAATCATCTGCAGTAATACCGTTGTTTTATATGTCATCTATGTACACAAAAGCCTTCATAAACCAATGTATACTtttgttgctgctttgctgaTGAACGCCCTGTTTGGAAGCATAAGCGTCTATCCAAAACTTCTTATAGATCTGCTTTCAGCAACCCAAACTATATCGCGTCCTGCCTGCCGGCTACAGAGTTTTTTAGTATACGTGTATGCTGGTTGCGAATTCACACTGTTGTCAGCGATGGCTTTTGATAGGTATGTATCCATATGCAGACCTCTCCAATACCACTCCCTTGTCAGGACACAAACTGTCAAATTAATTTTGTTTTTGgccttttgtttaccttgttGTAAAATTGGAATTGCTATTATTTTGTCAACTAATATAGGACTatgcaagtttgtgttgatGAGAATAACTTGTGATAACTATTCGCTTGTCAAGGCAGGGTGTGGGGACTCAACTGTAAGCAATGCATATGGGCTCATTGCAACGGTACTTTCTATACTTCCACATCtaatatttattgtgttttcttACACAAGTATATTGTTAATTTGTCTGAGGAGCTCCAGGGATTTCAGGAGAGGAGCTCTTAACACATGTCTCCCCCATCTTGTTATATTTCTGAACTTCACCATTATCATCATGTTTGAAATCATTCAAAATCGAATTTCTTCTGGCATACCGCATATTGTTCGTCTTATAGTATCTCTTCTGTATGTTGTGATTCCTCCTCTGTTCAATCCTCTCATGTATggatttaaaatgaaagagatATCTCAACATATTGTAGCACTTTTCAAGCTGAAATAA
- the LOC130388864 gene encoding olfactory receptor 52H1-like: MDVNYNITHLILGGHVQLAKYRYLYFSMTLLLFILIICSNTVVLYVIYVNESLHKPMYAFIAALLMNSLFGSISIYPKLLIDLLSATQTISLPACQLQGFLAYVYGAIEFTLLSAMAFDRYVSICRPLQYHSLVRTQTVKIILFLAFCIPCVEIGIATILSANIGLCKFVLMRITCDIYSLVKAGCGDKTVSNTYGLIVMVLCTLPHVIFIAFTYTRILSICLRSSRDFRRGALNTCLPHLFIFLNFTIIVMFEVIQNRIPSGIPHMFRLIVSLLYVVIPPLFNPLIYGFKMQVIRQCLVALFKLK, encoded by the coding sequence ATGGATGTTAATTACAACATTACACATCTTATACTTGGAGGGCATGTACAGCTTgcaaaatatagatatttatatttctcAATGACTCTCCTGCTCTTCATTTTAATCATCTGCAGTAATACCGTTGTTTTATATGTCATCTATGTAAACGAAAGCCTTCATAAACCCATGTATGCTTTTATTGCTGCTTTGCTGATGAACTCCCTGTTTGGAAGCATAAGCATCTATCCAAAACTTCTTATAGATCTGCTGTCAGCAACCCAAACTATATCCCTTCCTGCCTGCCAGCTACAGGGTTTTTTAGCATACGTGTATGGTGCTATTGAATTCACACTGTTATCAGCGATGGCTTTTGATAGGTATGTATCCATATGCAGACCTCTCCAATACCACTCCCTTGTTAGGACACAAACTGTCAAAATAATATTGTTTTTGGCCTTTTGTATACCTTGTGTTGAAATTGGAATTGCTACTATTTTGTCAGCTAATATAGGTCTgtgcaagtttgtgttgatGAGAATTACTTGTGATATCTATTCCCTTGTCAAAGCGGGATGTGGGGACAAAACTGTAAGCAATACATATGGGCTTATTGTAATGGTACTTTGTACACTTCCACATGTAATATTTATTGCGTTTACTTACACAAGAATATTGTCTATTTGTCTGAGGAGCTCCAGGGATTTCAGGAGAGGAGCTCTTAACACGTGTCTCCCCCACCTCTTTATATTTCTGAACTTCACCATAATTGTTATGTTTGAAGTCATTCAAAATCGTATTCCTTCTGGCATACCGCATATGTTTCGTCTTATAGTATCTCTCCTGTATGTTGTGATTCCTCCTCTCTTCAATCCTCTAATTTATGGATTTAAAATGCAAGTGATACGTCAATGTCTTGTAGCACTATTCAAGCTGAAATAA